A region of the Cucurbita pepo subsp. pepo cultivar mu-cu-16 chromosome LG14, ASM280686v2, whole genome shotgun sequence genome:
TTGAGATCAATGTAACAAAAGTAGATAAACATAAGAATTTATAagtcaaatataaaatatcactTTAGCCTCAATCACCTGAGTAAGTGATTACAAAATCTTGGGGACATTTGTTGAGGCCCTATTGAACTTTTACGGTCTTTAAAGGGCTCGAGTCTCGACTCCTTGAATGACTGACCTAGCAAAATAGTTCGAAAGGtttccattttgatttctcGTCGCCTGTTCCAAATTTGAAGTACCATTTGGATAAGTCAACACCCTCTTCGTCTTGTCCAAGACGGTCGCTACCTTTAGCTATATACAATTTTGAATATCGTGAGCAATGATAAAGTTTTCATCTGAAAGCATACAGGTACCAACCAGAATTTGTGTTATGACCATGAAGGTAACACTCTTCCATCATCACGATGACCCTGGTTATCCTTAGCCTCCAAGTCACGAACTTCATAGTAACTGTCATCAAAATCCAGTTCACTGTCAACAAATTGATCCGTATGTACTGGCTTCGAAGAATTATGAATCTTGGGAACTTTGTTCTGAGTTTTTGTTGCCCTCTTCTTTGATCTATCAAAGCTTTTGGTGGCGTTGTCGTCCTCAAAATATTCATCTGCATCTTTATATTCATCTCTTCGTCTCTTTACAGAATCGTTACTGTCATTACTGttgcttccatttttctcGGTCCCATAGAATTCCTTGATGGTAGATTCTATGGTTTCCAGAATACGGTCTCCATACTTGCTTACCTTAGCCCTAAATCAAGGAGATTTTTTGTCAAATGTTTTGCATTACAGAGTAAATTAAAGTTCTGTAGACATGAAGGCTGAAAACTAACTTTCCAATGCCGTTGATATCAAGtaattcttcttttgatcTGGGAACTCTTCGGCTTATTTGCTGCAATGTGGCATTTCTGGGTCGAGGGAAGAAATTAATCAACTAATCAGCACAGGTCACAAAGAAATTGGGACATAAACAATactaaaaagcaaaaaaaaaaaacaaaatcttaacAAAACCATGATGCAGCCTAGTTACATTTCAAAACGAAGGAAGAATTATATCAGATCAAGAAGAGTTTACAATGTTATAGGccatcaattaaaaaaaaaaatgtcatgtaACGTAATCCAGCTCCATAAATGAAAAGTATTAACATAGATCATAAGAGACCAACTcttaaaagtatatttattaATCTAACAATTCTACATATTCCAGGACATTTAAGAGACTTAACTACTTTCCAGGACATTCCTTGTATTCTCCCATATGCTAATCAACCAGGACTGGAAATCTTGACCAACTTTCTATTGTAATTACTTTTAGGCAACAGTCACTaaagttttccttttaaaaaaaatgaaggaaaaagaagaggaggagagagagaaagagagagaaacatcTTTACAGGACATAACAAAGTGAAACAGAACCTACCCAAATATATGATATGCCATAACACCATCTGCAGCCTCTTTAACAAGATTAGTTCGAAGCATTCGCAAAGAAGAATACAATTTTGCCGAGAGTTGCTGCGGtaagaaaacaaatcattctGTTCAGGAACAAGCCAAGTGACGAATTGTACAGCACAAATATCAAGAAACAACCGAAGTGTCGCCCAATGCTATGCGAAGTTTTTATTACTTACCACGTCAATTTCAGATTGAGGCTGTGCAGGAGTATCGGTATTGGGATATACTTTTCCAGATACCAAAGAACCTTTAGCTGGAGTCATTTCAGATTTGCTcagtttatttgtttttgcaaTTGACGGAAACCTGGCAAGTGTGTCATGTGCCAGAGAAAACAAATTAGCTGTCAAGTTTCAAGTGCTAAGCAAAGATATCATGCAAGGACAATACAGCTTCTAGATGAgttaaaaaaacgaaaaaaaaaaaaagaaaaaaaaaaagagagaacagAAAAGAGCGCAGCAGCCTTTCCNtgcttaatttttaaaaattaaatattttattgaaaaaataaaatccatcctaaaaatataagaaaataagcactattttaaaaataaataaatNTCCATTTTTGCTTTTGGAATTAGTTCAGACCACAGTTAAAACTGCTGCTGCACCAACCGAATGACTTCAACACAACAGCAAACCTATTGGGTGTGCCAAACACATTATTGTGTGTCCTCGCAAACATGGTATCCTTTCATTCTGTAGCAAACATGTCTTTACAGCAATAGAAATTGCTATTGacacaccaaaaaaaaaaaaaaaaaaaaaaNTGACGACAATATAAACACAATTGCATGCCACACCATACACATCCAAGAACAAAGAGCTCATACATTGAAGCATATTATAACCAGAActacaataataatatcaaacctGTTCCAATAAAATACAAGACATGGTGGATTGATTCTctgtaaatcatatttacatCCTTGAGATCAATGTAACAAAAGTAGATAAACATAAGAATTTATAagtcaaatataaaatatcactTTAGCCTCAATCACCTGAGTAAGTGATTACAAAATCTTGGGGACATTTGTTGAGGCCCTATTGAACTTTTACGGTCTTTAAAGGGCTCGAGTCTCGACTCCTTGAATGACTGACCTAGCAAAATAGTTCGAAAGGtttccattttgatttctcGTCGCCTGTTCCAAATTTGAAGTACCATTTGGATAAGTCAACACCCTCTTCGTCTTGTCCAAGACGGTCGCTACCTTTAGCTATATACAATTTTGAATATCGTGAGCAATGATAAAGTTTTCATCTGAAAGCATACAGGTACCAACCAGAATTTGTGTTATGACCATGAAGGTAACACTCTTCCATCATCACGATGACCCTGGTTATCCTTAGCCTCCAAGTCACGAACTTCATAGTAACTGTCATCAAAATCCAGTTCACTGTCAACAAATTGATCCGTATGTACTGGCTTCGAAGAATTATGAATCTTGGGAACTTTGTTCTGAGTTTTTGTTGCCCTCTTCTTTGATCTATCAAAGCTTTTGGTGGCGTTGTCGTCCTCAAAATATTCATCTGCATCTTTATATTCATCTCTTCGTCTCTTTACAGAATCGTTACTGTCATTACTGttgcttccatttttctcGGTCCCATAGAATTCCTTGATGGTAGATTCTATGGTTTCCAGAATACGGTCTCCATACTTGCTTACCTTAGCCCTAAATCAAGGAGATTTTTTGTCAAATGTTTTGCATTACAGAGTAAATTAAAGTTCTGTAGACATGAAGGCTGAAAACTAACTTTCCAATGCCGTTGATATCAAGtaattct
Encoded here:
- the LOC111810320 gene encoding ATP-dependent DNA helicase Q-like 4A; translation: MTPAKGSLVSGKVYPNTDTPAQPQSEIDVQLSAKLYSSLRMLRTNLVKEAADGVMAYHIFGNATLQQISRRVPRSKEELLDINGIGKAKVSKYGDRILETIESTIKEFYGTEKNGSNSNDSNDSVKRRRDEYKDADEYFEDDNATKSFDRSKKRATKTQNKVPKIHNSSKPVHTDQFVDSELDFDDSYYEVRDLEAKDNQGHRDDGRVLPSWS